The proteins below are encoded in one region of Vibrio tubiashii:
- a CDS encoding regulator, translated as MKYHEMTKNYIFREFECGLTVDETAKLCFKSVRTIKEWDKGKAIPKECKRLMRFASGKQLSAYENWCQFRMRNDKLELPTGQLVTPQEIIAGIALLQIQSELEITTTTKLLKFVRALARMK; from the coding sequence ATGAAGTATCACGAAATGACCAAAAATTATATTTTTCGTGAATTTGAATGTGGTCTAACGGTAGACGAAACAGCCAAACTTTGTTTTAAAAGTGTGAGAACAATCAAAGAGTGGGATAAAGGCAAAGCAATCCCAAAGGAGTGTAAGCGTCTAATGAGATTTGCCAGTGGGAAGCAATTGTCTGCTTATGAAAACTGGTGTCAGTTTAGAATGCGCAACGACAAGTTAGAATTACCTACAGGTCAACTTGTGACCCCTCAAGAAATAATTGCGGGTATAGCACTACTACAGATTCAGTCCGAATTAGAGATCACAACGACTACAAAGTTATTGAAGTTCGTCCGAGCGCTCGCAAGAATGAAATGA
- a CDS encoding ATP-binding protein: MNKLIFISGVHGVGKSTLCSQINSFVDIRSYSCSDIIKANSAYVETSKVVDKAEANQRALLEGISNLDDENILLDGHFCLVGKNETIIELDYQVFQDINPDIVINVLADAHEVHRRLLSRDGDCISLDLIDKLQKQESHNAHEFCSKNGVKIVDYNSGDDVSTLLIELGLS, from the coding sequence ATGAATAAACTAATATTCATCTCTGGCGTACACGGCGTAGGGAAGTCTACACTGTGTTCGCAAATAAATAGCTTTGTAGATATCCGCTCATACTCCTGTAGCGATATCATTAAAGCTAATTCTGCATACGTTGAAACCTCAAAAGTGGTAGATAAAGCGGAAGCTAACCAAAGAGCGCTGTTAGAGGGAATTTCTAATCTTGATGATGAGAACATTCTATTAGATGGCCACTTTTGCTTAGTCGGTAAAAATGAAACGATTATCGAATTAGATTATCAGGTGTTTCAGGACATTAACCCAGACATAGTAATAAATGTGTTGGCAGACGCTCACGAGGTACATAGGCGTTTGCTCTCAAGAGATGGCGACTGTATTTCTCTAGATTTAATCGACAAATTACAAAAGCAAGAGTCTCATAATGCACATGAGTTTTGTTCCAAGAATGGGGTGAAAATTGTTGATTACAATTCCGGAGATGATGTCTCCACTCTCTTAATAGAGCTAGGTTTAAGTTAA
- a CDS encoding ASCH domain-containing protein: MQVLLSIKPEFVERIFTGEKKFEYRKAIFRRSDVEKVIIYSTLPEGKVVGEFCIDRILTDTPQEIWNQTQTKSGIKKEFFDHYFNGKSEAHAIKIGNVKKYDNPFRLDKMKKKVSAPQSFMYLSRDLFPEFAFE; this comes from the coding sequence ATGCAAGTTTTATTATCAATTAAACCCGAGTTTGTAGAAAGAATCTTTACAGGCGAAAAGAAATTTGAATACCGTAAGGCGATCTTTCGAAGAAGTGATGTAGAAAAGGTGATCATCTATTCTACATTGCCCGAGGGTAAAGTAGTCGGCGAGTTCTGTATCGATAGAATCTTAACTGATACACCACAAGAGATTTGGAATCAGACCCAAACAAAATCTGGTATCAAAAAAGAGTTTTTCGATCACTACTTCAATGGGAAGTCAGAAGCTCACGCTATTAAAATTGGTAATGTTAAAAAATATGACAATCCCTTTCGATTAGACAAAATGAAGAAAAAAGTGTCAGCACCTCAATCATTTATGTATTTGTCGAGGGATCTCTTTCCGGAGTTTGCATTTGAATGA
- a CDS encoding N-acetyltransferase codes for MENLVYQPFSDININDNFFATLKADYQEFPEWFAKKALAGDCAYVLYNPMGFIEGFMYLKVESGVVTDTTPNLPNGMHLKIGTFKFDAAGTRRGERFVKKVFDHAIKSNVDDVYVTIFDKHAHLISLMQRYGFDVIGSKSTPNGIENVLVRNMHHVHNNIMADYPKFNIRGNKKYLMSIYPDYHTRMLPDSILNNESHDIIQDVSHTNSIHKIYLCAMELTADFRPGDIIVTYRTSDGAGPARYRSVITSVCVVEEYRNIGDFPTLESFLSYAGSYSVFSQDELTYFYRSKRYPHIIRFTYNTAMTKRVIRDRLINEVGLSEGAYWGAMEISDSQFNHMLDLGEVDASFIIN; via the coding sequence ATGGAAAATTTAGTCTATCAACCGTTCTCAGATATAAATATTAATGACAATTTTTTTGCGACACTAAAGGCTGACTATCAGGAATTTCCTGAGTGGTTCGCTAAGAAGGCGTTAGCAGGTGACTGTGCGTACGTTTTATACAACCCGATGGGATTTATTGAAGGTTTTATGTATTTGAAGGTGGAGAGCGGAGTTGTGACAGATACAACACCAAACCTACCAAATGGAATGCACCTAAAGATTGGTACTTTTAAGTTTGATGCAGCAGGAACAAGACGCGGTGAAAGGTTCGTGAAAAAGGTATTTGACCACGCTATTAAATCAAACGTAGATGATGTCTATGTGACAATTTTTGATAAGCATGCTCACCTTATTTCATTAATGCAGCGATATGGGTTTGATGTAATTGGTTCTAAGTCTACACCCAACGGTATCGAGAACGTGTTAGTTCGTAACATGCATCACGTTCATAACAACATAATGGCTGACTACCCAAAGTTTAACATTCGAGGAAATAAGAAGTACTTGATGTCTATATATCCAGACTATCACACACGGATGCTACCAGACTCTATTCTTAACAACGAGTCTCACGATATTATACAAGACGTTTCTCATACAAATAGCATCCATAAAATTTATCTATGTGCTATGGAGCTTACTGCCGACTTTAGACCGGGTGATATCATTGTAACCTACAGAACATCGGATGGTGCAGGTCCTGCACGTTATCGTTCTGTTATTACTTCAGTTTGCGTCGTCGAAGAGTATAGAAACATTGGTGATTTTCCTACTCTCGAGTCTTTTTTATCTTATGCAGGCTCATACTCTGTGTTCTCACAAGATGAACTTACATACTTCTACCGTTCAAAACGCTATCCTCATATCATACGATTCACGTATAATACCGCGATGACGAAACGTGTGATTCGTGACAGGTTGATTAATGAAGTTGGTCTCTCAGAGGGTGCATATTGGGGAGCAATGGAGATATCGGATAGCCAGTTCAATCACATGCTTGATTTAGGTGAGGTAGATGCAAGTTTTATTATCAATTAA